The proteins below come from a single Malus sylvestris chromosome 3, drMalSylv7.2, whole genome shotgun sequence genomic window:
- the LOC126616892 gene encoding flowering-promoting factor 1-like, with protein sequence MSGVWIFDRNGVVRLVTNPTRESFEQKEPPHPGTATAPGARPRVLVYLPANQVIQSYSELEQRLTELGWTRYPNSNRPDLLQFHRSENSVHLISLPNNFANLKSFHMYDIVVKNRSFFEVRDPAALQN encoded by the coding sequence ATGTCCGGAGTGTGGATATTTGACAGAAACGGCGTCGTTCGGCTGGTCACCAACCCAACCAGGGAATCGTTCGAGCAAAAAGAGCCGCCGCATCCGGGTACAGCCACCGCACCCGGTGCTCGGCCCCGAGTCTTGGTCTACCTCCCAGCCAACCAGGTCATTCAATCCTACTCCGAACTCGAGCAGCGACTCACTGAACTCGGCTGGACTCGCTACCCCAACTCCAATCGGCCCGACCTCCTCCAGTTCCACCGCTCCGAGAACTCAGTCCACCTCATCTCGCTCCCAAATAATTTTGCCAACTTGAAGTCCTTCCATATGTACGACATCGTCGTCAAGAATCGCTCCTTCTTCGAAGTTCGTGACCCTGCTGCATTGCAGAACTAG